In Massilia forsythiae, one DNA window encodes the following:
- a CDS encoding porin has product MQQTIFGRCSASTFLALGIAGAAHAQDMSTAAAMPDGAPRTWSISGFGTFGAARSSERQADYTTTILKPNGTGVSRAWSTDFDTRAGVQLDVNLDRRWSAVVQLVSEQRLDNSYRPQVEWANVKYQATPELALRFGRIALPMFLTADYRKVGYAYPWVRPPVEGYSSLPVFASDGVDATLRWNLGDVHNAAQVLFGRNKPPLVAPYRAVARSLFGMSNTSDWGAFNLRINYIRANLTTNVGEELFDALAAFGPAGQALARRYAADHKIVSMANVGVNYDPGNWFLTAEAGGTRTQSFLGRTRNAYVSAGWRWHALTPYATYSRVRAAGATSERGLPLDGLPPAYAVPAAYLNGALNGLLSTIPQQTSASAGLRWDLRANMALKFEYDRVKPVDGSRGTLLNPTPDFRSDRPFHVASVTLDYVY; this is encoded by the coding sequence ATGCAGCAAACCATTTTCGGCCGGTGTTCGGCCAGTACCTTTCTCGCGCTCGGCATCGCCGGCGCGGCGCATGCCCAGGACATGTCCACCGCCGCCGCCATGCCGGACGGCGCGCCACGCACCTGGTCGATCTCCGGCTTCGGCACCTTCGGCGCCGCCCGTTCCAGCGAACGCCAGGCCGACTACACCACCACGATCCTGAAGCCCAACGGTACCGGCGTGTCGCGCGCCTGGAGTACCGATTTCGATACCCGCGCGGGCGTGCAGCTGGACGTCAACCTGGACCGTCGCTGGTCGGCCGTCGTGCAACTGGTCAGCGAACAGCGCCTGGACAACAGCTACCGCCCGCAAGTCGAATGGGCCAACGTCAAGTACCAGGCCACGCCCGAGCTGGCGCTGCGCTTCGGCCGCATCGCGTTGCCGATGTTCCTGACGGCGGACTATCGCAAGGTCGGCTACGCCTACCCGTGGGTACGCCCGCCGGTCGAGGGCTATTCCTCCCTGCCGGTATTCGCCAGCGATGGCGTCGACGCCACGCTGCGTTGGAATCTGGGAGACGTGCACAATGCCGCGCAAGTGCTGTTCGGTCGCAACAAGCCGCCGCTCGTGGCGCCTTATCGCGCTGTTGCACGCAGCTTGTTCGGCATGTCGAACACCAGCGACTGGGGCGCCTTCAACCTGCGCATCAACTATATCCGCGCCAACCTGACGACGAACGTCGGGGAAGAATTGTTCGACGCGCTGGCCGCATTCGGGCCTGCCGGGCAGGCGCTCGCGCGGCGCTATGCCGCCGATCACAAGATCGTCTCGATGGCGAACGTCGGCGTCAACTACGATCCGGGGAACTGGTTCCTGACCGCCGAGGCGGGCGGCACCAGGACGCAGTCGTTCCTGGGCAGGACGCGCAACGCCTACGTGTCCGCCGGCTGGCGCTGGCACGCGCTCACCCCGTACGCGACCTACTCGCGGGTGCGCGCTGCCGGCGCCACGTCGGAGCGTGGCTTGCCGCTGGATGGCTTGCCGCCTGCCTACGCGGTGCCGGCGGCCTACCTGAACGGCGCCCTGAACGGCCTGCTGTCCACGATCCCCCAGCAGACCTCCGCCAGTGCCGGCCTGCGTTGGGATCTGCGCGCCAACATGGCGCTGAAGTTCGAGTACGACCGTGTGAAGCCGGTCGACGGCTCGCGCGGCACCTTGCTGAACCCGACGCCGGACTTTCGTTCGGATCGCCCGTTCCACGTGGCCAGCGTCACGCTCGACTATGTGTACTAG
- a CDS encoding phosphate ABC transporter substrate-binding protein, whose product MRIVNHLRRLGLILLAAGATGLASASAAGASDLVVIVSAKNPLAGLNADQAAAIFLGQSVRFPGGTEALPLDQCLGSAARNEFYARVTSKTPALMKAYWSKMLFTGRGQPPAELADSAAIRRKVADDPTAIGYIERRALDPSVRAVLVVQ is encoded by the coding sequence ATGCGGATCGTCAACCACCTGCGCCGCCTCGGCCTGATTCTCCTTGCCGCCGGCGCGACGGGCCTGGCCAGCGCCAGCGCCGCCGGCGCTTCCGACCTCGTCGTGATCGTCTCGGCCAAGAATCCCTTGGCCGGTTTGAATGCCGACCAGGCCGCCGCGATTTTCCTCGGCCAGTCGGTGCGCTTCCCGGGCGGCACCGAAGCGCTGCCGCTGGACCAGTGCCTGGGTTCGGCCGCGCGCAATGAATTCTATGCGCGCGTCACCAGCAAGACGCCGGCGCTGATGAAGGCCTATTGGTCGAAGATGCTGTTCACCGGCCGCGGCCAGCCTCCCGCCGAACTGGCGGACAGCGCCGCGATCCGGCGCAAGGTGGCGGACGACCCGACTGCCATCGGCTACATCGAACGCCGCGCGCTCGACCCGAGCGTGCGCGCGGTCCTGGTCGTGCAGTGA
- a CDS encoding MFS transporter: protein MQNTTTTAAPAAAAAVKPATRTRWAILAILFIVTTVNYADRASISIAGPEIRKVFGLSAVEMGFVFSAFSWSYVLAQLPGGWLLDRFGSKITYFFSIFLWSLFTMLTGTVGFFTGGAAVMAMFVLRLVVGAAEAPSFPGNSRITSAWFPTHERGLASALFNSAQYFATVLFAPIMGWLVHSFGWQSVFYVMGAIGIALSFVWLKTIYGPKDHPSLSAGELAYIEQGGGLVDLDRAKGAVRAAPAVDTAACFKELLSNRMLLGVYIGQYCINTLTYFFLTWFPVYLVQERHMTILKAGFVASLPAIAGFLGGVTGGWLSDRLAKSGYSLSVSRKVPIVTGMLLSMSMIACNYIQTDALVVAVMALAFFGKGVGALGWAVVSDTSPKEAGGLSGALFNMFGNVAGITTPIVIGYILQATGSFAGALVFVGANAAVTIFCYVFIVGDIKRVKLVKSLAPAPVK, encoded by the coding sequence ATGCAGAACACCACGACTACCGCCGCGCCGGCCGCCGCCGCCGCGGTCAAGCCGGCGACGCGCACGCGCTGGGCGATCCTCGCCATCCTCTTCATCGTCACCACCGTCAACTACGCCGACCGCGCCTCGATCTCGATCGCCGGGCCGGAAATCCGCAAGGTGTTCGGCCTGAGCGCGGTCGAGATGGGCTTCGTGTTTTCCGCCTTCAGCTGGTCGTATGTGCTGGCCCAGCTGCCGGGCGGCTGGCTGCTGGACCGCTTCGGCTCGAAGATCACCTATTTCTTCAGCATCTTCCTGTGGTCGCTGTTCACCATGCTGACCGGGACCGTCGGCTTCTTCACCGGCGGCGCCGCCGTGATGGCGATGTTCGTGCTGCGCCTGGTGGTCGGCGCGGCCGAAGCGCCTTCGTTCCCCGGCAACAGCCGCATCACCTCGGCCTGGTTCCCGACCCACGAGCGCGGCCTGGCCTCGGCGCTGTTCAACTCGGCGCAGTACTTCGCCACGGTGCTGTTCGCACCGATCATGGGCTGGCTGGTGCATTCGTTCGGCTGGCAGAGCGTGTTCTACGTGATGGGCGCGATCGGCATCGCGCTCTCCTTCGTCTGGCTCAAGACCATCTACGGGCCGAAGGACCATCCGTCGCTCAGCGCCGGCGAGCTGGCCTACATCGAACAGGGCGGCGGCCTGGTCGACCTCGACCGCGCCAAGGGCGCGGTGCGCGCCGCACCTGCGGTCGACACGGCGGCCTGCTTCAAGGAGCTGCTGTCGAACCGCATGCTGCTGGGCGTGTACATCGGCCAGTACTGCATCAACACGCTGACCTACTTCTTCCTGACCTGGTTCCCGGTGTACCTGGTGCAGGAGCGCCACATGACCATCCTGAAGGCGGGCTTCGTGGCCTCGCTGCCGGCCATCGCCGGCTTCCTCGGCGGCGTCACCGGCGGCTGGCTGTCGGACCGCCTGGCCAAGTCCGGCTATAGCCTGTCGGTGTCGCGCAAGGTGCCGATCGTGACCGGCATGCTGCTGTCGATGAGCATGATCGCCTGTAACTATATCCAGACCGACGCGCTGGTGGTGGCCGTGATGGCGCTGGCCTTCTTCGGCAAGGGCGTCGGCGCGCTGGGCTGGGCAGTGGTGTCGGACACGTCGCCGAAGGAAGCAGGGGGCTTGTCCGGTGCCCTGTTCAACATGTTCGGCAACGTCGCCGGCATCACCACGCCGATCGTCATCGGCTACATCCTGCAAGCCACCGGCTCGTTCGCCGGCGCGCTGGTGTTCGTCGGCGCCAACGCCGCGGTGACGATCTTTTGCTACGTGTTCATCGTCGGCGACATCAAGCGCGTGAAACTCGTGAAATCGCTGGCGCCGGCGCCCGTCAAATGA
- a CDS encoding L-talarate/galactarate dehydratase has product MSAADTIAWMRISSCILPLATPISDAKVLTGRQKPMTEIAMLFVEIETTDGHQGLGFSYAKRAGGPGQFAHAGEIAPVLLGEDPNDIARLWDKLCWAGASVGRSGLAVQAIAAFDVALWDMKARRAGLSLAKLIGAQRDSVACYNTSGGFLHTPLEQLLENAGASRARGIGGIKLKVGQPDCALDIARVEAVRRHLGDFPLMVDANQQWNRPTAQRMFRRLEDFGLVWIEEPLDCLDYEGHAALAARFDTPIATGEMLTSVAEHAELVRARGADVLMPDGPRIGGITPFLKVAGIAANAGAMLAPHFAMELHVHLAATYPSEPWVEHFEWLEPLFNERLEVREGRMIVPARPGIGVSLSGQARAWTRAQVEVGKRP; this is encoded by the coding sequence ATGAGCGCCGCCGACACCATCGCCTGGATGCGCATCTCGTCCTGCATCCTGCCGCTGGCCACGCCGATCAGCGACGCGAAAGTCCTGACCGGGCGCCAGAAGCCGATGACGGAAATCGCGATGCTGTTCGTCGAGATCGAGACCACGGACGGCCACCAGGGCCTGGGTTTCAGTTACGCCAAGCGCGCCGGCGGTCCCGGCCAGTTCGCGCACGCAGGCGAGATCGCGCCGGTGCTGCTGGGCGAAGACCCGAACGACATCGCGCGCCTGTGGGACAAGCTGTGCTGGGCCGGCGCCTCGGTCGGCCGCAGCGGCCTGGCGGTGCAGGCCATCGCCGCCTTCGACGTGGCGCTGTGGGACATGAAGGCCAGGCGCGCCGGCCTGTCGCTGGCCAAGCTGATCGGCGCGCAGCGCGACTCGGTCGCCTGCTACAACACCTCGGGCGGTTTCCTGCACACGCCGCTGGAGCAACTGCTGGAAAACGCCGGCGCCTCGCGCGCACGCGGCATCGGCGGCATCAAGTTGAAGGTCGGCCAGCCCGACTGCGCACTCGACATCGCGCGCGTGGAAGCGGTGCGCCGCCACCTGGGCGACTTCCCGCTGATGGTGGACGCCAACCAGCAATGGAACCGCCCGACCGCGCAGCGCATGTTCCGCAGGCTGGAGGATTTCGGCCTTGTGTGGATCGAGGAACCGCTCGATTGCCTGGATTACGAAGGCCACGCCGCGCTGGCGGCCCGGTTCGACACGCCGATCGCCACCGGCGAGATGCTGACCAGCGTGGCCGAGCACGCGGAACTGGTCCGCGCGCGCGGCGCCGATGTCCTGATGCCGGACGGGCCGCGCATCGGCGGCATCACGCCGTTCCTGAAGGTGGCAGGGATCGCCGCCAACGCCGGCGCGATGCTGGCGCCGCACTTCGCCATGGAACTGCACGTGCACCTGGCGGCGACCTATCCGAGCGAGCCGTGGGTCGAACACTTCGAGTGGCTGGAGCCCTTGTTCAACGAACGGCTGGAGGTCAGGGAAGGGCGCATGATCGTGCCGGCGCGGCCGGGGATCGGCGTCAGCCTGAGCGGGCAGGCGCGCGCGTGGACGCGGGCGCAGGTCGAGGTCGGCAAGCGCCCCTGA